Within Thermococcus indicus, the genomic segment GAGATACTGCCTGCCAGGGAGTTTTATCCCGCTGAAGACTATCATCAGGGATACTATCTCACCTTTTCGGAGCACTACAAGCGCTACAAGCTCTATTCCGGGAGGCTCGGCTTCATAAAGGCCGTCTGGGAGGAGAACAGACGCTTCCGCCTGTTCCCGGAGAGGGAGCGCTACTGGCTCGGCTGGAGAAAGCCTGCCGATTCGGAGCTTAGGAAACTGCTGACGCCCCTCCAGTACGCGGTCACACAGCTCGGAGTCACCGAGAAGCCCTTCCAGAACGAGTACTGGGATCATCACGAGGAGGGCATCTACGTCGATGTGGTGTCCGGTGAGCCGCTCTTCAGCTCCCTAGACAAGTTCGACTCCGGAACGGGATGGCCGAGCTTCACTAAGCCCCTTGAGGAATGGGCGGTAGTTGAGGCCGAGGAGTGCGAGGGCTTCCTCTGCGGGAGGGAGGTGAGGAGTCGCTTCGCCGACTCTCATCTCGGCCACGTCTTTGAGGAGCCAACGCCGACCGGAAAGAGGTACTGCATAAACTCGGCCTCGCTGAGGTTTATTCCGAGGGAAGAACTGAGGAGGTACGGGTACATAGCCTACGAGCGGCTCTTCAGGCAAAACCCGTAACCAGAAGGTTTATCGCATCAACCGCAGACTAGGAACCATGTTGCGGTATCTGAAATATTCCGGAATAGCCGGCGGAGTAATCTACTGGCTCTTCGTTGCATGGGCGGTAAAAGAAAACCCGTGGTTCTCCTTCTGGGAAAACGCGCTCAGCGACCTTGGAACTGCCGAGGCGAACTTTCCGTGGATATATAACTACGGGTTGATGTTCACCGCGGTGTTTATTCTGGCGTTCTCGATATACTTAATAATCTCCGCGGAAAACAAGCTCGAAACAGTCGGGGGCGCTTACGTCAGCATCTCCGCCATCTTCCTTGCGCTCATCGGAGTTTTTCCCGGCGGAACGAGGCCCCATACCTTTGTCTCGACATACTTCTTCGTGCAGTTCTTCCTCGGGATGCTCATCTACGGGGCGGGTTCAAAGGACAGAGTTATTCGCTACGGTTCCGGGCTTCTCTTTGCACTCGCCCTGCTGGGGACTCTCGTAAGCTGGCCGTCGGTGGCGCTGATAGAGACCTACGAGATAGTCCTGATAATGGTCTTTACGGCTTTGGTCGCTCTCTCGGGTACCCATTAAAACTTGATCCTGGCCAAAAAGTTATACGGCCTTTTTTCTACATCCCTGTGTACGGGTGTGTTTCGCCGAGGAGGTCTTGCCATGCCGCCCCTTCCACCGCCGATAAGGGGGAGACCCGACGCCTGGAAGGAACTCGCCCCGGAAACTGCTGAAAAGGCCATAGAGACCGTGAAAAACGCTCTTCCCTTCTTCACAGCCGGAACGCCAATAGTCCACCGCGCACCCCATGGAACCCACGTTGATGTGCCCGTGATGTACCTGAGCTTCGCCATAGACAGGCTTCACTACAACCCCGAAACTGGAAACCCCCTCCCCAAGGGACTGCCCGGAGCGTACTCTGGTGAAATCGATCCTGCCGCGGTGAAGGAAAAGGCCGGGGAAATCCTCAAAGAGCTCCGCGTTCTTGATGCTGCAGAGTTTCGCGAGCCGGAGAACTGCTGGGTTGTTCCGGTGGCGTGGAAAAGCTTTATAATCTTGCACGTCCGCGTCTCGGTCGATGGCAGAGAGCTCGTTCCGGATTACGGACTTACAGAGGAGGTCAGGAGACACGGCATCTGAGAGGCTGAAAAGCTTTGCAAGGCGTGAATGGTTCCTTACGGCCCTAATAGTCCTTTACTTAGTCCTGCTCATCAACGACCGCTCTCTGCTCGTTAGAACTCCCTCCCTTATTGACTGGGAAAGCTTAGCCTTGATAACGTCCCTCGTACTGGTTTCAAAGGGTCTTGAGCTGTCCGGGGCATTTACCCGACTCTCGCTGGGACTCATAGGACTGTCCGGAGGTTCGGAGAGGAGGTTAATGCTCCTTCTCATCCCCCTCATAGCCCTCTCCTCGGCAGTGATAATGAACGACACGGCGATGCTCGTTTTCATTCCACTGGTCGTCATCACCGCCCGGCTCGCGGGAATAAACACCGCCCGTGCAGTTACGCTCTCGGCCATAGCGGCCAACGTCGGCTCTTCTCTAACCCCGATCGGCAACCCCCAGAACATCATAATCTGGAACGCCTATGGGATTTCCTTCGTGGGGTTCGTAACCCAAATGCTCCCCTTCGTCCTCCTCTGGCTCGTTATCCTCCTGCTCTTTACCCTAACCGTACAGAGAAAACGGCTTTCTGTGGGGGAACTGCCTCCCGTTGCCATCAGAAAGGGACTCCTCATTTCCTCGGCCTCTCTGCTGGTGGTTAACGTCGCATTGGCGGAAACCGGGAATTCGCTCTGGACGCTCCCCCTGACGCTGGCCGTTCTTCTCGTCTTTGGCAGGGAGGCTCTGCTGGGCTTCGACTGGGCCCTCGTGCTCACCTTTGCGTTTATCTTCATTGACTTCGGTGAAATCGCCCGCCTGATTTCCAGCTCTGCCATGCTCCCCTCCGGAGGGCTGGCGCTGTTCCTTGCCTCGGCAGGTTTGAGCCAGCTCATCAGCAACGTCCCGGCGACGGTGGTCTTCCTCGGTTCAAAACCGGAATGGCTTCCCCTGGCGCTGGGCGTGAACCTCGGTGGAACGGGAATAATAGTAGGCTCCCTCGCGAACCTCATAGCCCTCCGCATCTCCGGAATTGGTATAAAGGACTTCCACAGGTATTCAGTGCCTTATTTTCTTGCTATTTTAACAGTGTCTATTGTCCTCCTTTATTTATAAAGCCTCTCTTCGGGTTCCCAACTAATCCAGTTTCAATGAATCCAAACTTGTGAGCATTAGGCGCCCCTAATTTTTTGGTTTTCAAACTTCTATTTGTATGTTTACAAACAGAAAGTCTTAAATACTTCGGGTGTTCTGACGTTATTAGGACAGCCTAACGGCAATCCTCAAAAGTGTACAGGAGGGGATTCGATGAGGCTCTGCGAAGTTGAACCCGGAAGGAGTGTTCGGGTGAAGAGAATAACCGGTGGACCGGTTGGACGTTTTATGGAGATGGGTCTCCTGCCCGGAACGGAGGTAAAGGTCGTGAAGAGAGCTCCATTGGGGGACCCAATAGAGGTCATTGTCAGGGGATACAGGCTCTCACTCAGACTTGAGGAAGCAAAATATCTGGAGGTGGAGTGAATGCTTCCGCTGACGTTTGTTGAAGAGGGCAGGGAGGTCGTTCTTAGGGCCGTTCACGGCGGAAAGGGAATGGCGAAAAAGCTGACCGAGATGGGCCTCGTGCCCGGGACGAGGGTGAAAATCGTTAGAAACCAGCGTTGTGGTCCCCTGGTAATCAGGGTTAAGGATTCCGACCTCGCGATAGGTTGGCGTATAGCGACGAGAATTTATGTGGAGGTGGACGGAAATGGATGAGCTAACCCTCGCCATAATCGGAAACCCCAACTCAGGAAAAACCACACTCTTCAATGCCCTAACCGGGCTCAAACAGAAGGTCGCCAACTGGCCGGGCGTTACCGTTGAGAAGAAAGAGGGAGAGCTTGAAATCAAAGGCAAAAGGTTCAGGCTCGTTGATTTACCCGGTGTTTACAGTCTCGCGGCTCATTCCATCGATGAAAAAATAGCAAGGGACTTCATACTCAACGAGAGGCCTGAAGTTGTTATAGACGTTGTAGATGCCTCGGCACTTGAAAGAAACCTCTACCTGGCGCTCCAGCTCCTTGAAATGGGTGTTAAAGTCGTCATAGCACTTAACAAGATGGATTTGGCGGAAGAAAAGGGCCTCAGGATTGACCCCAAGAAGCTCGAAGAAGCTCTTGGTGTCCCCGTGGTTCCGACCATCGGAACCAAAAAACAGGGGATAGAGGAGCTTAAAGAGGCCATTTACAATGCCCTGAAAGCCAGCCCCTTGGAAATAAAGTATCCCTCCCTTGAGCCCTACATTGAGAGACTGGCAAAGATAATCGAGAACGACGAGAAATTTTCCAGGATGAACCCCCGTTGGGTGGCTCTGAGGCTTATTGAAGGCGACGAAGACATAGTAAAACTTGTTAAGGATAGCTCGGTGGGTTCACAGGCACTTGAAGAACTCAAAAAAATAATACAAGAGCTTGGCGGTGAGGATGAAGCAAAACTCAGAGTCGCCGATGCGAGGTACAGATTTGCCTCAGAGATTGCCAGAAAGGCCATAGTCGCGAGGGAAGAAAGATTAACGCTCACGGAGATGCTCGATGAGGTATTTACCCACAAGTACTTTGGAATTCCGGTTTTCATAACCTTCGTCTGGATGGCGTTCAAGTTCGCCCTCGACATAGCCGGACCCTTCATAGACATAACGGACATGTTCTTCGGCTGGCTGGCGGAGACGGTTGGTGGTGCGATAGGCAATGAAGTCCTCGCTTCTCTGATTGGTGATGGGATAATAGCCGGTGTCGGTAGCGTGCTCGTCTTCGTTCCCCAGATAGCGTTCCTCTTCCTTGCCTTTGCGTGGCTTGAGGATTCGGGCTACATGGCAAGGGCGGCATTCGTCATGGACAGGATAATGAGCCGCTTTGGCCTGCACGGAAAATCCCTCATTCCGCTCCTGCTCGGCTTCAGCTGTAACGTTCCGGCGGTGATGGCCGCGAGAACACTTGAAGATGAAAAAGACAGAATCCTGACCGTGATTGTGAACCCGCTGATGTCGTGCTCAGCAAGGCTGCCGGTGTACGCGCTCTTTGCTGGAGCATTCTTCGTTGGGAGGGAAGGAATGGTAGTAACGACAATGTACCTCATGGGAATAGCGTTGGCACTGGTCGTTGCACTAATCTTCAGGAAGACCCTTTTCAAGGGCGAACCTTCCCCGTTCGTCATGGAGCTCCCGCCCTACAACAGACCCAACTGGGGGCTCATACTGAGCGTAACGTGGACGAGGACGCAGAAGTTCCTGAAGAAGGCCGGAACCATAATCTTCGGAACGGTGGTGCTGATATGGCTGCTATCCGTTACCGGGCCTGGAGGCTACCTCGGGCCGGAGGCGTTTGAGAGTGCCGAGCTGCTTGAAAAGTCGTGGGTCGGCTTCCTCGGTCATGCTCTTGAGCCGCTCTTCAGGCC encodes:
- the msrA gene encoding peptide-methionine (S)-S-oxide reductase MsrA, translating into MNRKENEPEVAIFAGGCFWCMEEAFERLPGVIEAIAGYTGGWVENPTYELVSTGETGHREAVKVIYDPSKISYERLLEIFWKNIDPTDPYGQFADRGEQYRTAIFYLNDKQRTLAEESRRRLGLSGIFDEPIATEILPAREFYPAEDYHQGYYLTFSEHYKRYKLYSGRLGFIKAVWEENRRFRLFPERERYWLGWRKPADSELRKLLTPLQYAVTQLGVTEKPFQNEYWDHHEEGIYVDVVSGEPLFSSLDKFDSGTGWPSFTKPLEEWAVVEAEECEGFLCGREVRSRFADSHLGHVFEEPTPTGKRYCINSASLRFIPREELRRYGYIAYERLFRQNP
- a CDS encoding DUF998 domain-containing protein encodes the protein MLRYLKYSGIAGGVIYWLFVAWAVKENPWFSFWENALSDLGTAEANFPWIYNYGLMFTAVFILAFSIYLIISAENKLETVGGAYVSISAIFLALIGVFPGGTRPHTFVSTYFFVQFFLGMLIYGAGSKDRVIRYGSGLLFALALLGTLVSWPSVALIETYEIVLIMVFTALVALSGTH
- a CDS encoding SLC13 family permease codes for the protein MAESSFRITDLQRRSGDTASERLKSFARREWFLTALIVLYLVLLINDRSLLVRTPSLIDWESLALITSLVLVSKGLELSGAFTRLSLGLIGLSGGSERRLMLLLIPLIALSSAVIMNDTAMLVFIPLVVITARLAGINTARAVTLSAIAANVGSSLTPIGNPQNIIIWNAYGISFVGFVTQMLPFVLLWLVILLLFTLTVQRKRLSVGELPPVAIRKGLLISSASLLVVNVALAETGNSLWTLPLTLAVLLVFGREALLGFDWALVLTFAFIFIDFGEIARLISSSAMLPSGGLALFLASAGLSQLISNVPATVVFLGSKPEWLPLALGVNLGGTGIIVGSLANLIALRISGIGIKDFHRYSVPYFLAILTVSIVLLYL
- a CDS encoding FeoA family protein, with the protein product MRLCEVEPGRSVRVKRITGGPVGRFMEMGLLPGTEVKVVKRAPLGDPIEVIVRGYRLSLRLEEAKYLEVE
- a CDS encoding FeoA family protein, whose protein sequence is MLPLTFVEEGREVVLRAVHGGKGMAKKLTEMGLVPGTRVKIVRNQRCGPLVIRVKDSDLAIGWRIATRIYVEVDGNG
- the feoB gene encoding ferrous iron transport protein B, giving the protein MDELTLAIIGNPNSGKTTLFNALTGLKQKVANWPGVTVEKKEGELEIKGKRFRLVDLPGVYSLAAHSIDEKIARDFILNERPEVVIDVVDASALERNLYLALQLLEMGVKVVIALNKMDLAEEKGLRIDPKKLEEALGVPVVPTIGTKKQGIEELKEAIYNALKASPLEIKYPSLEPYIERLAKIIENDEKFSRMNPRWVALRLIEGDEDIVKLVKDSSVGSQALEELKKIIQELGGEDEAKLRVADARYRFASEIARKAIVAREERLTLTEMLDEVFTHKYFGIPVFITFVWMAFKFALDIAGPFIDITDMFFGWLAETVGGAIGNEVLASLIGDGIIAGVGSVLVFVPQIAFLFLAFAWLEDSGYMARAAFVMDRIMSRFGLHGKSLIPLLLGFSCNVPAVMAARTLEDEKDRILTVIVNPLMSCSARLPVYALFAGAFFVGREGMVVTTMYLMGIALALVVALIFRKTLFKGEPSPFVMELPPYNRPNWGLILSVTWTRTQKFLKKAGTIIFGTVVLIWLLSVTGPGGYLGPEAFESAELLEKSWVGFLGHALEPLFRPMGWDWKAVAGLIFGLLAKEVVVGTLGILHGVGEEGLAEVLVAAGDFTPLTAFAYMAFVLIYVPCIATIGAIRQEIGGKWAAFTVIYEIVLAYVVALTIVLIGGALL